DNA sequence from the Nesterenkonia lutea genome:
AGGGGCCCTCGGGCTGGGTGATGTGGATCGGCTTCATCCGGTCGCGGACCTTCTCGAAGTGCGGGGAGTTCTCCGGATCCGTGATGCGATCGGCGGTGTAGTTGCCCTTCTTGCTCGGCAGCGGCACCACCCCGGTGTCCTTGACGTCGACGATCTGGTTGTTGTCCAGGTCCACGGTGATGATCAGGTTCTCCACCGGACGGGCGTAGGCGTTGGCGTCATCCTCGCCCTGGATGAAGACGATCGGACGAGCAATTCGACGCTGGCTGGGGGCGTCGTCCTCCATGACGTAGCCTGCCGCCCATTTGTCCACCATGGCCCTGGAGAAGTCCTGGACGCCGCGCTTGCGCAGTGCCTCCTGGACCAGCGGATCCTGACGGATCATCTCCTCGCAGGCGAAGAACTCCTCCTCGGTCATCGGTGGCTGAGCATCCGGGATCTCGGTGTAGCTGGTCACCGCTTGGCTGCGGAGGTTGACCACGGCCTCCAGGGTCCGGTGCCGGGCATGGTCGCGAAGCAGGATGAATGCTTCACGGTCCCAGGGGGAGGACTCGGCGTCGAAGGCCCGGACTGTCGCCTTGGACGGCTCGCGGAGTTCGATGAAGACGAACCGCTGCTCCGCGGTGAACTCGGGATGCTCCTTGAGGATGGCCGAGGCGCTGCTGATCTCCTCGGCCCTCAGCGGCTCCAGTGGATGTGACGCCGTCGGCGTCTCGAGCTCGTGCGGTGCGGTCTGCTGCGTCATGGGATGCTCCTGCTCGGAGTGGATACGGTGTTTCTGCCTAGTTGTCACTGTTTACTATCCGTGAATTTCCCGCGGGCCGGAAGGGCTTCGGTCAGCTTTTACCTCTCCGCTCCGCAGGTTTTACGTGGGGGTTACCTCGGCGCCTCTGTCCTGGAGAGTCCTTGGACTCATGAAGTGCCCGCGGCGAGGCGCCCGGCCAGGCCACAGATCAGTCCACCAGCCAGGTCGGGGAGTCCAGGTACCTCTGGGCGACTTCCACGGCGCCGGGAAGCTGCGCGTCCCAGATCGCCGGCGGCAGGGCGTCCCTGCGGTGGGTGGTGGTCCACCCGAGCATGGTCAGTCGGCGCACCATGCTGAGGGCACATGCGTGGCGGAGATCCCGTGCGGAGAGACTCCGCACGCCCTGGTAGCCGGCGAGCCACTCTCTGGCGATCTGCGGGGTGTAGGGCTCGTGCTCGATGAAGGACAGTGCCGCGGCGAAGTCGTAGAGGTACCAGCCGTAGCCGCAGTCATCGAAGTCGATGACCGTGAGGCTGTCCTCGTGCATCATGATGTTCGAGGGACGCAGATCCGCATGGATCAGTCCCCAGCCCTGGTCCCCGGGCTGCAGTCCGTTGAGGTGCTGCACAGCGGCCGCCTCCGCAGACTCCAGGGTCTGCTGCTGCTGTGGGCTCATCTCGGCGGCGCGCCAGTCTCCCCAGCGACTGGAGTCCCAGAGCATGTCCTCCAGCCGCCACTGGAACCGGTCAAAGCCGACTGGTCGCTGCCACGAGTCGGCATGCTGATGGAACTTGGCCGTCGCCTCCCCGATAAGTCGGTAGTAGGAGGCCGGATCTGGCAGCGCGCCGATGATGTCTTCCAGCACGGCACCCTGGACGAAGGCGAAGGCCACCACGTGCCACGGCTCTTCCTCAGGGGCCGCGCCCTCCTGGGCACCGCGCTGAAAGGTATGCACCAGAGACCCGTCAGTCAGCGGCACCACTTCTGGGACGCTGACATCGATCTCCTCCCCCAGCGCCTGTACCCACTGGAGCTCGGAGCGGATCTGCAGAGAGTCGACATAGCTCGGACGGTGCACCCGCAGCACGGCGTAGGGAGCGCCGTCGACCTCAATGCGGAAGGTCGCGTTCTCGGAGACCGCGATCAGGCTCAGGACAGTTCGAGCGGGATCGAGGCCCCAGGCGGAGATGATCTGTCGACTGAGCCAGTCGGGGGCCGGTTCGCCCCTGTGCAGGCTCGCGAACGCGATGAACGGTTCGGCCGCCGACGCCATGGTCTGCGTCGACTCGGTCGCGATGGGCTCGTTGTGCAAAGCAATCTCCTCGTCAAGATGCAAGGAGGGCTGGGTGCCGATCTCACTGTGCCACGGGTTCAGGTCTTCTGCCGCTGGCACGGGCCGTTCTCGGGCAGGTTTTACAGGCCCTTCACGCAGGTGCCGGGGCGTAACGAACCATTCACCAATGCTGGGATCTTTGTAACGCTGCGGAAACATGCTTGTGGGCCGGCCGAGGGTGCGGGCTGAGACGATGGACTCCATCAGACGAGGGCTGGGTGCCTCCGCTGATCGATCTCAACTTCGAAGGACTCTCATGGCCTCGCGTTCCACCATCATGGACAACAACAGCTTTCGCGCCGAGCACGCCGCAGACCTGGATCCCGAGACGCGCAGGCTCACGGAGCGCCGCGAGGAGCTCCTCGGGGGCTCCTACCGGCTCTTCTACCGCAGGCCCGTGCACCTGGTCCGTGGCGAGGGCCAGTACCTCTGGGACGCCGTTGGGGAGAAGTACCTCGACATGTACAACAATGTGGCCTCCATCGGCCACGCCCATCCTGCGGTCGCGGAGGCGGTGCATGCCCAAATGCAGCGGCTGAACACCCATACGCGCTACCTCCATGAACGCATCCTGGACTACACCGATGACCTCTTGAGCACGCTGCCGGCGGAACTGGAGGCCGGTGACTACAAGGCCATGTTCATGTGCACCGGGTCAGAGGCGAACGATCTCGCGCTGCGTGTGGCGAAGACCCACACCGGGGGCACCGGATTCATCGCGACCACCGAGGCGTATCACGGCAACTCCGAGCTCAGCTCCTCGGTCTCCCCGGCGCTGGGCACGGGTCAGCCGATCGGCGAGAACGTCTGGCTCCTCCCAGCACCGGACAGCTACCGCACCGGCATCGCGGAGATCGGCCCCTGGTTCGCCGAGAAGATCCGCGCAG
Encoded proteins:
- a CDS encoding phosphotransferase enzyme family protein; the encoded protein is MPAAEDLNPWHSEIGTQPSLHLDEEIALHNEPIATESTQTMASAAEPFIAFASLHRGEPAPDWLSRQIISAWGLDPARTVLSLIAVSENATFRIEVDGAPYAVLRVHRPSYVDSLQIRSELQWVQALGEEIDVSVPEVVPLTDGSLVHTFQRGAQEGAAPEEEPWHVVAFAFVQGAVLEDIIGALPDPASYYRLIGEATAKFHQHADSWQRPVGFDRFQWRLEDMLWDSSRWGDWRAAEMSPQQQQTLESAEAAAVQHLNGLQPGDQGWGLIHADLRPSNIMMHEDSLTVIDFDDCGYGWYLYDFAAALSFIEHEPYTPQIAREWLAGYQGVRSLSARDLRHACALSMVRRLTMLGWTTTHRRDALPPAIWDAQLPGAVEVAQRYLDSPTWLVD